The Candidatus Binatus sp. DNA segment ATGCTGGCTGCGATCTGTGAAGAGCTGCCCGGCGGGGACGTCGATGTCGTCACGGCGGCGCTCGGCAATGACGCGAGAATTGGCCGACGCTATCTGACCGGCGCGCTGGGATACGGCGGCCCGTGCTTTCCGCGCGATAACCAGGCGCTTGGCTACATCGCGCGCGAACTTGGATGCGACGCCAGTCTCGCCGATGCCACCGATAAGACCAATCAGGTACAGCTTGACCGGCTGCTTAAGCGCGTTCGCTCCGCCATATCGCCCGAGATGACTGTCGGCGTGCTAGGTGTGGCTTACAAGCCCGACACCAACGTGGTCGAAGAGTCACAGGGCCTGATTATCGCGCAGCGGTTAGCGTCCGACGGACGCAAGGTAATAGTCTTCGATCCTTTCGCGATGGACAACGCGCGCCGGGTGCTGAATCACTCGGTGCAGTACGCGGAAACGATGGCCGAGTGTCTGCGCCGGTCCAACGCATTGATCATCGCCAATCCATGCCGCGAATTTCGCGCTATCAAGAAAAGCGATTTGCCGCGCGGCGAAAAGCCAACCATCGTGTTCGACTGCTGGCGGATTCTTCGCGACGAACTGGCCGGCTGCGATTGGGTGAACTATTTTTCGGTTGGCTCCACGGTCGGCGAAACTGCCGGTGCGGCCCGTATCGCCGCGATGTGGGATCTCAGCCGCCTTAGTTGACCGAAGGCGCCTTAAGTCAAGAATCGGAGAAGATGACCGATGAATAGAGCGCGCAAGCCCGTTCATATCGAGCCCAAGGGCTGGGGCAGGGAAGTATGGATTGCCAACAATCCGCTCTATTGCGGCAAAATTCTGGAAATCAAGAAGGGTAAGCGCTGCTCGCTTCATTACCACAAGCTCAAGACCGAATCGTTTTACCTCCGCGCAGGCCGTCTTATGGTTCGAATCAAGGAATCGCCTGAGGCCGTGGAAGTCGAAGAGTTCGAGTTAGGCCCCGGAGACTGCATGGACATAGCTCCCGGCCTGGTCCATCAGATGGTTGCGCTGGAAGACGCGGAACTGTTCGAATTCTCAACCCAGCACTTCAATAGCGATTCGCACCGGATCGCCAAAGGTGACTGAAGCACCGCGTCCGAGCATGGCAGTCAGGTAACCAGCCAAGTCAGACGCGCGATGAGCAAGGTTGCGCTTATTACCGGTGTTACCGGACAGGATGGCTCATATCTCGCCGAGCTCCTGATAAGCAAGGGTTACGAGGTGCACGGCATGATGCGCCGGACCTCGATGTTCACCACGGCGCGCATCGATCATCTGCGCGAAAGCATCGGCGCTCGATCCGTCAATCTGCAACTCCACTACGGCGACCTGGGCGACGGAACCGGGATGCGGAGGATCCTGGGAATCGCGATGCCCGACGAGGTGTACAACCTGGCGGCGCAATCGCACGTGCGGATATCCTTCGATCAGCCGGAATACACCTTCGACGTTGTAGGCGTCGGCGCCTTGCGGCTGCTCGAGGCGATTCGCGACCATATTCAAACCACCGGCTCCGAGGTCCGCTACTACCAGGCAGGGTCGTCCGAGATGTACGGCAAGGTGGCGGAGAGTCCCCAACACGAGATGACACCCTTTCATCCGAGGAGTCCCTACGCCTGCGCCAAGGTGTACGCCTACTGGCAGACCGTGAACTATCGCGAAGCCTATAAGATGTACGCGGTCAACGGGATCCTGTTCAATCACGAATCACCGCGCCGGGGCGAGAATTTCGTTACCCGCAAAATCACCCGCAGTGCCGCCCG contains these protein-coding regions:
- a CDS encoding UDP-glucose/GDP-mannose dehydrogenase family protein — encoded protein: MGISVVGLGKLGACIAASAASKGMQVVGVDSNPRNVRLINDGLPTVVEPGLAEMISANRERLKATSDYQSAINQTDMTFVVVPTPSDQDGKFSLSFVLEALKSIGAALANKAGFHVVIITSTVLPGSTQVALVPALEKASGKKCGRDFGVCYNPEFIALGDVIHGLLNPDFILMGESDAKTGVLLEDFYSRFCDNHPPVRRMNFVNAELTKISVNTYVTTKISFANMLAAICEELPGGDVDVVTAALGNDARIGRRYLTGALGYGGPCFPRDNQALGYIARELGCDASLADATDKTNQVQLDRLLKRVRSAISPEMTVGVLGVAYKPDTNVVEESQGLIIAQRLASDGRKVIVFDPFAMDNARRVLNHSVQYAETMAECLRRSNALIIANPCREFRAIKKSDLPRGEKPTIVFDCWRILRDELAGCDWVNYFSVGSTVGETAGAARIAAMWDLSRLS
- a CDS encoding cupin domain-containing protein, giving the protein MNRARKPVHIEPKGWGREVWIANNPLYCGKILEIKKGKRCSLHYHKLKTESFYLRAGRLMVRIKESPEAVEVEEFELGPGDCMDIAPGLVHQMVALEDAELFEFSTQHFNSDSHRIAKGD